The following proteins are encoded in a genomic region of Tenacibaculum sp. 190524A05c:
- a CDS encoding mechanosensitive ion channel family protein, with the protein METLTQSLSNFYNTVASGFGDWGLKLLGALAVLILGLWIIRMIMKAVSKMFESKHVDETLRPFLITLIGFALKALLLISIAGIVGVPTASFAAVIAAAAFAIGSAFNGSLGHLASGVMLLIFRPFKVGDLIKTNGAFGFVKEISVFVTIIETFQNETEIIPNSAITSNKITNLTAIGNLRVDMPFAIRYGSDIEKAKSIVLDVLKNDKNVLNGEGKEPRVAVNNLGVNSVELLALPYVDCNNYWDVYWDTKQKIVEALGDAGYEAPLPQRVVTMTK; encoded by the coding sequence ATGGAAACATTAACACAATCACTATCAAATTTTTACAACACAGTTGCATCTGGTTTTGGAGACTGGGGACTGAAATTATTAGGAGCTTTAGCTGTTTTAATTTTAGGTTTATGGATAATTAGAATGATAATGAAGGCGGTTTCTAAGATGTTTGAAAGTAAACATGTCGATGAAACATTACGTCCTTTTTTAATTACACTTATCGGGTTTGCTTTAAAAGCTTTATTATTAATTTCAATTGCTGGAATTGTTGGAGTTCCAACAGCTTCTTTTGCTGCCGTTATTGCTGCTGCTGCCTTTGCGATAGGAAGTGCATTTAACGGTTCATTAGGTCATTTAGCATCTGGAGTTATGTTGTTGATATTTAGACCTTTTAAGGTTGGAGATTTAATTAAAACCAATGGAGCTTTTGGTTTTGTTAAGGAAATATCAGTTTTTGTAACTATTATTGAAACTTTTCAAAATGAAACTGAAATCATTCCAAACTCGGCAATTACCTCCAATAAAATCACCAATTTAACAGCTATTGGGAATTTGAGAGTTGATATGCCATTTGCTATTCGCTATGGTTCTGATATTGAAAAAGCAAAGAGTATTGTTTTAGACGTTCTTAAGAATGATAAAAATGTTTTAAATGGAGAAGGAAAGGAGCCAAGAGTTGCAGTAAATAATTTGGGTGTAAATAGTGTCGAACTATTAGCGTTACCATATGTAGATTGTAATAACTATTGGGATGTATATTGGGATACAAAACAGAAAATTGTTGAAGCTTTAGGGGATGCTGGATATGAAGCTCCGTTGCCTCAAAGAGTTGTAACAATGACAAAGTAA
- a CDS encoding D-alanine--D-alanine ligase, translated as MINKTTLEKYLNWEYWPTSMFYVPNLPYAFYLAFRAKHAAFFSAANPAIKSSGNGTESKYETIQLVPEKYRPKSILVLPKSNFSNVLKELKIAKIEFPLIAKPDIGFRGLLVKKIDSEYELEEYLNNYPINIIIQEFLDYENECGVFYHRKPNEEKGRISSVTLKNFISVTGDGESTLEQLILNDKRAKLYIDLFKAIHKNKLNDIPKINEMIKLTVIGNHSKGTQFINGNHLISKKLTETFDQLSHSIEGWYYGRVDIKYNNFNELETGLDYKVLEINGIIAEPTHIYDSENYTYFNALKEIRQHWQSLFQISVANHNFKKVPYKSARKFINEMFELRNYISSIKKLQ; from the coding sequence TTGATTAATAAAACTACATTAGAAAAATATTTAAACTGGGAATATTGGCCAACATCAATGTTTTATGTTCCAAATTTACCCTATGCTTTTTATTTAGCTTTTAGAGCTAAGCATGCTGCATTTTTTAGTGCGGCTAACCCAGCAATTAAAAGTTCAGGCAACGGAACAGAGAGCAAGTATGAAACTATTCAATTGGTTCCAGAAAAATATAGACCTAAGTCAATTCTCGTTCTTCCAAAATCGAACTTTTCTAATGTACTTAAAGAATTAAAAATTGCTAAAATTGAATTTCCTTTAATTGCTAAACCAGATATAGGATTTAGAGGTTTGTTGGTAAAAAAAATTGATTCTGAATATGAACTTGAAGAATATTTAAATAATTATCCGATTAATATAATCATTCAGGAATTTCTAGATTATGAAAACGAATGTGGTGTTTTCTATCATAGAAAGCCTAATGAGGAAAAAGGACGAATTAGCTCAGTAACACTTAAAAACTTCATTTCAGTTACAGGAGATGGAGAATCAACTTTGGAACAATTGATTTTGAATGATAAAAGAGCTAAACTTTACATTGACCTATTTAAGGCTATTCATAAAAACAAATTAAATGACATCCCTAAGATCAACGAAATGATAAAACTCACAGTAATTGGCAATCATTCAAAAGGCACCCAGTTTATAAATGGTAATCATTTAATATCAAAAAAATTAACAGAGACATTCGACCAACTAAGTCATTCGATAGAGGGTTGGTATTATGGTAGAGTCGATATTAAATATAATAACTTTAACGAGTTAGAAACTGGATTAGATTATAAGGTTTTAGAAATTAACGGAATCATTGCGGAGCCTACTCATATCTATGATTCAGAAAATTATACTTATTTTAATGCATTAAAAGAAATTAGACAACATTGGCAGTCATTATTTCAAATCTCGGTAGCAAATCATAACTTCAAAAAAGTACCCTATAAAAGCGCAAGAAAATTTATAAATGAAATGTTTGAATTACGTAATTACATTTCATCGATTAAAAAGCTACAATGA
- the murQ gene encoding N-acetylmuramic acid 6-phosphate etherase, with product MDFIKTTEQDSNYNNLEQMSTSELLNNINNEDKTVPLAIEKAIPQIEKLVNVTVEKLKQGGRLFYMGAGTSGRLGIVDASECPPTFGVSHELVIGLIAGGDSAIRKAVEFAEDSEEQGWKDLQDYNISENDVVIGIAASGTTPYVIHALQKCNENNISTGCITCNENSPLQLTAKLPITVVVGPEFVTGSSRMKAGTAQKLVLNMISTSTMIKLGKVKGNKMVDMQLSNNKLVDRGEKMLVSELNIDKETAKELLKKYGNVRTVIKEFNNV from the coding sequence ATGGATTTTATAAAAACCACAGAACAAGATTCGAATTACAATAATCTTGAACAAATGTCTACTTCGGAATTATTGAATAACATAAATAACGAAGATAAGACAGTTCCTTTAGCAATTGAGAAAGCAATTCCTCAAATTGAGAAATTGGTGAATGTTACCGTTGAAAAACTGAAACAAGGTGGAAGACTTTTCTATATGGGTGCTGGTACAAGTGGTAGACTCGGTATTGTTGATGCTTCTGAATGTCCCCCTACCTTTGGAGTTTCTCATGAATTAGTAATTGGTTTAATTGCAGGAGGTGATTCTGCAATTCGTAAAGCAGTTGAATTTGCAGAAGATTCTGAAGAACAAGGATGGAAAGATTTACAGGATTATAATATTTCAGAAAATGACGTAGTAATTGGTATTGCTGCATCAGGAACAACTCCATATGTCATTCATGCTTTGCAAAAATGTAATGAAAATAATATCTCAACGGGTTGTATAACATGTAATGAAAATAGTCCTTTACAATTAACAGCTAAATTACCCATAACTGTTGTTGTAGGTCCTGAATTTGTAACTGGAAGTTCACGAATGAAGGCAGGTACCGCTCAAAAATTAGTCCTAAACATGATATCAACATCTACTATGATTAAATTGGGAAAAGTCAAGGGGAATAAAATGGTTGATATGCAACTTTCTAATAATAAATTAGTAGATCGTGGAGAGAAAATGTTAGTTTCTGAACTAAACATAGACAAAGAAACTGCAAAAGAATTATTAAAGAAGTATGGTAATGTTAGAACGGTAATTAAAGAATTTAATAATGTCTGA